A DNA window from Impatiens glandulifera chromosome 7, dImpGla2.1, whole genome shotgun sequence contains the following coding sequences:
- the LOC124909786 gene encoding lignin-forming anionic peroxidase-like: protein MASPTPPMLVSILFFISLFIGSNSLSTTFYDNTCPNALTTIRTSIRQAVSRERRMAASLIRLHFHDCFVQGCDASVLLDENTTPASERNAIQNQNSARGFNVIDAAKAQVEQICPGIVSCADILAVAARDASVAVGGPTWNVKLGRRDSTTANLDEAKRDLPLFTSTLREHIENFNKKGLNERDMVALSGSHTIGQAQCVTFRDRIYNGTNIDDNFARTRQRRCPNNQQDGNGNLAPLDLVTPNSFDNNYFKNLIQRKGLLQSDQILFSGGSTDNIVTEYSRNRAKFSDDFASAMVKMGDIKPTTGQNGIIRRVCSNLN, encoded by the exons ATGGCTTCACCGACCCCTCCCATGCTTGTATCCATCTTGTTCTTTATATCCTTATTCATTGGGAGCAACTCCTTGTCTACCACCTTTTACGATAATACTTGTCCAAATGCTCTTACTACCATACGAACATCCATCAGACAAGCTGTATCTCGCGAGCGTCGCATGGCAGCATCCCTTATTCGCCTACATTTTCACGATTGTTTTGTACAG GGATGTGATGCTTCTGTCTTACTCGATGAAAACACAACCCCCGCGAGTGAGAGAAACGCAATACAAAACCAAAATTCTGCTAGGGGATTCAATGTTATTGATGCGGCCAAGGCTCAAGTCGAGCAAATATGTCCTGGAATTGTTTCATGTGCGGATATACTTGCCGTAGCTGCGAGAGATGCTTCAGTTGCC GTGGGTGGTCCAACATGGAATGTAAAACTTGGAAGAAGAGACTCCACCACTGCAAATTTAGACGAAGCTAAAAGAGATCTTCCATTATTTACAAGCACCCTGCGTGAACATATTGAAAACTTCAACAAGAAAGGTCTCAATGAAAGAGATATGGTGGCCTTATCGGGTTCGCACACCATTGGACAAGCTCAATGTGTCACTTTTCGAGACAGAATATACAACGGAACAAACATTGATGATAATTTCGCAAGAACTCGACAACGTCGATGTCCTAACAACCAACAAGATGGAAACGGGAATTTGGCACCTCTTGACTTAGTCACACCTAATTCTTTTGACAACAACTACTTTAAGAATTTAATTCAAAGAAAGGGTCTTCTCCAATCCGATCAAATATTGTTTAGCGGTGGTTCTACCGATAACATTGTGACAGAATATAGTCGCAACCGTGCAAAATTTAGCGATGATTTTGCATCAGCTATGGTGAAGATGGGAGACATCAAACCAACCACAGGACAAAATGGGATCATTAGAAGGGTGTGCAGCAACTTGAATTAA
- the LOC124909787 gene encoding lignin-forming anionic peroxidase-like, whose amino-acid sequence MTSPTPPMLVSILFFISLFIGSNSLSTTFYDNTCPNALTTIRTSIRQAVSRERRMAASLIRLHFHDCFVQGCDASVLLDENTTPASERNAIQNQNSARGFNVIDAAKAQVEQICPGIVSCADILALAARDASVAVGGPTWNVNLGRRDSTTANLDEAKRDLPLFTSTLREHIENFNKKGLNERDMVALSGSHTIGQAQCVTFRDRIYNGTNIDDNFARTRQRRCPNNQQVGNGNLAPLDLVTPNSFDNNYFKNLIQRKGLLQSDQILFSGGSTDNIVTEYSRNRAKFSDDFASAMVKMGDIKPTTGQNGIIRRVCSNLN is encoded by the exons ATGACTTCACCCACCCCTCCCATGCTTGTTTCCATCTTGTTCTTTATATCCTTATTCATTGGGAGCAACTCCTTGTCTACCACCTTTTACGATAATACTTGTCCAAATGCTCTTACTACCATACGAACATCCATCAGACAAGCTGTATCTCGCGAGCGTCGCATGGCAGCATCCCTTATTCGCCTACATTTTCACGATTGTTTTGTACAG GGATGTGATGCTTCTGTCTTACTCGACGAAAACACAACCCCCGCGAGTGAGAGAAACGcaatacaaaatcaaaattctGCTAGGGGATTCAATGTTATTGATGCGGCCAAGGCTCAAGTCGAGCAAATATGTCCTGGAATTGTTTCGTGTGCTGATATACTTGCCTTAGCTGCCAGAGATGCTTCAGTTGCC GTGGGTGGTCCAACATGGAATGTAAATCTGGGAAGAAGAGACTCCACCACTGCAAATTTAGACGAAGCTAAAAGAGATCTTCCATTATTTACAAGCACCCTGCGTGAACATATTGAAAACTTCAACAAGAAAGGTCTCAATGAAAGAGATATGGTGGCCTTATCGGGTTCGCACACCATTGGACAAGCTCAATGTGTCACTTTTCGAGACAGAATATACAACGGAACAAACATTGATGATAATTTCGCAAGAACTCGACAACGTCGATGTCCTAACAACCAACAAGTCGGCAACGGGAATTTGGCACCTCTTGACTTAGTCACACCTAATTCTTTTGACAACAACTACTTTAAGAATTTAATTCAAAGAAAGGGTCTTCTCCAATCCGATCAAATATTGTTTAGCGGTGGTTCTACCGATAACATTGTGACAGAATATAGTCGCAACCGTGCAAAATTTAGCGATGATTTTGCATCAGCTATGGTGAAGATGGGAGACATCAAACCAACCACAGGACAAAATGGGATCATTAGAAGGGTGTGCAGCAACTTGAATTAA